Proteins from a single region of Corynebacterium casei LMG S-19264:
- the folE gene encoding GTP cyclohydrolase I FolE: MSDNSIPARKPFDQARAEAAIRELLIAVGEDPEREGLQETPARVARSYAEIFSGLHTDPTEVLNKTFAEDHQELVLVRDIPIYSTCEHHLVPFYGVAHIGYIPGNDGKVTGLSKLSRLADGFAKRPQVQERLTRQIADALTEELGAQSVIVVIECEHLCMGMRGVRKPGAVTTTSAVRGGFKNNSASRAEVMSLIRS, from the coding sequence ATGAGTGACAATTCGATTCCAGCCCGCAAGCCTTTTGATCAGGCACGAGCTGAAGCAGCAATTCGCGAGCTGCTCATCGCAGTGGGTGAAGACCCAGAACGCGAGGGCCTCCAAGAGACCCCGGCACGAGTTGCGCGCTCATATGCAGAGATCTTCTCCGGACTTCATACTGACCCAACGGAAGTTCTAAACAAGACTTTCGCGGAGGACCACCAGGAGCTCGTCCTGGTGCGTGATATTCCGATCTACTCCACCTGTGAGCACCACTTGGTGCCGTTTTACGGCGTGGCACACATTGGTTATATTCCGGGCAACGACGGCAAAGTTACTGGCCTGTCCAAGCTGTCACGCCTGGCCGATGGCTTTGCCAAGCGCCCACAGGTACAAGAGCGCCTGACCCGCCAGATTGCGGATGCGCTGACTGAGGAACTCGGCGCGCAGTCTGTCATCGTGGTTATCGAATGCGAGCATTTGTGCATGGGCATGCGCGGCGTGCGTAAGCCGGGTGCAGTGACCACCACGTCGGCTGTGCGCGGCGGGTTCAAGAACAACTCCGCATCCCGCGCTGAAGTCATGAGCCTCATCCGCAGCTAG
- the ftsH gene encoding ATP-dependent zinc metalloprotease FtsH, whose translation MKNSSWIKYGGIAAVVLVALYIFTFFSDDTRSFMRVDTSIALEQLNDQNVEEAQIDDREQQLRLTLREPITVEEREGVEEVIAKYPARTSPEIFDSVRNSGAETYQTNVTQDSIFMSMISFLLPMLILFAVLFWFISRMQTGAGGMFGIGGSKAKELTKDMPTNTFEDVAGADEAVDELQEIKDFLEDPTRYHELGAKIPRGVLLYGPPGTGKTLLARAVAGEAGVPFYSISGSDFVEMFVGVGASRVRDLFKQAKENSPCIIFVDEIDAVGRQRGSGTGGGHDEREQTLNQLLVEMDGFGDREGVILIAATNRPDILDPALLRPGRFDRQIPVTPPDLAGREQILRVHSKNKPLAKEVDVTQLAKRTAGMSGADLANVLNEAALLTARIGGNVITADALEEATDRVVGGPRRQSKVISEHEKKITAYHEGGHTLSAWALKDIERVYKVTILARGRTGGHAMTAQEDDKGMYTRDELFARLIFAMGGRAAEELVFGTPTTGASSDIEQATKIARAMITEYGFSPSLGTVKYGKEQGDPFAYAGGGGVSEYSDAVAAKIDDQMSFLLDSAHQQAYDILAEHRDYLDKLAEALLEKETLRRPDLEALFDGIEPRESREVFPGEDSRFPAQAGREPVQTPVEVAIERGEEPPRRFSLLDASRIARERRIALEESQANAGNDSDDANESSDKDSANEPEIGFNFGQHAGDWTEDGFKTVEETEPTTPSDAEPAEDDSHVVPDVAPEAEKPKDAKPSVIMPEPSRTAPKAAEPTKDKAEKAEKADQAEKSEKPSISERMGESRPSEDDTAVIPTGRHHKPSMNDDEGWQAPGWDNQDESSNPYAAKPKDKQDRHPGEDNY comes from the coding sequence ATGAAAAATTCTTCCTGGATCAAATACGGTGGCATCGCTGCAGTAGTACTAGTAGCGCTGTACATCTTCACCTTCTTCTCCGACGACACCCGCTCCTTCATGCGAGTGGATACGTCCATTGCGCTGGAGCAGCTCAACGACCAAAACGTTGAGGAGGCGCAAATTGATGATCGCGAACAACAACTGCGCCTGACTCTGCGCGAGCCAATAACGGTTGAAGAACGCGAGGGCGTTGAAGAGGTTATTGCGAAGTACCCAGCGCGTACCTCGCCGGAAATCTTCGACTCAGTGCGCAACTCCGGTGCTGAGACCTACCAGACCAACGTCACGCAAGATTCGATCTTCATGTCGATGATCTCCTTCTTGCTGCCGATGTTGATTCTGTTCGCAGTACTGTTCTGGTTCATCTCGCGTATGCAAACCGGCGCCGGCGGCATGTTCGGCATTGGCGGTTCCAAGGCGAAGGAACTGACCAAGGACATGCCTACCAACACCTTTGAGGATGTTGCGGGCGCTGATGAAGCAGTGGATGAGCTGCAAGAAATCAAGGACTTCTTGGAAGACCCAACGCGCTACCACGAGCTTGGCGCGAAGATTCCGCGCGGCGTGCTGCTCTATGGCCCTCCGGGTACTGGTAAAACCCTTCTTGCCCGCGCCGTTGCAGGTGAGGCAGGCGTTCCTTTCTACTCCATCTCTGGCTCGGACTTCGTGGAAATGTTCGTCGGTGTTGGTGCATCGCGCGTGCGTGATTTGTTCAAGCAGGCTAAGGAAAATAGTCCTTGTATCATCTTCGTCGATGAGATTGATGCCGTTGGCCGCCAGCGTGGCTCCGGCACTGGCGGTGGACACGATGAACGTGAGCAGACCCTGAACCAGCTGCTGGTGGAAATGGATGGCTTCGGCGACCGCGAGGGCGTCATTTTGATTGCCGCGACCAACCGCCCAGACATCTTGGACCCAGCGCTGTTGCGCCCGGGCCGTTTCGACCGTCAGATTCCTGTCACCCCGCCTGATTTGGCTGGCCGTGAGCAGATTTTGCGCGTGCACTCAAAGAACAAGCCTTTGGCGAAGGAAGTTGACGTCACCCAGCTGGCAAAGCGTACCGCCGGCATGTCCGGTGCGGACCTGGCCAATGTGTTGAATGAGGCGGCACTGTTGACTGCCCGTATCGGCGGCAATGTGATTACCGCCGATGCTCTGGAAGAAGCCACTGACCGCGTTGTCGGCGGCCCGCGCCGTCAGTCCAAGGTGATTTCTGAGCATGAAAAGAAGATCACTGCCTACCACGAGGGCGGACACACGCTGTCCGCGTGGGCATTGAAGGACATTGAGCGCGTCTACAAGGTCACCATTTTGGCCCGTGGCCGTACCGGTGGCCACGCGATGACTGCTCAAGAAGACGACAAGGGCATGTACACCCGCGATGAGCTGTTTGCGCGTTTGATCTTCGCCATGGGTGGCCGTGCCGCTGAGGAACTGGTCTTTGGTACTCCAACTACCGGTGCTTCTTCCGATATTGAGCAGGCAACCAAGATTGCCCGCGCCATGATTACGGAGTACGGCTTCAGCCCATCATTGGGCACCGTGAAGTACGGCAAGGAACAAGGCGACCCATTCGCTTATGCCGGTGGCGGCGGAGTCTCTGAATACTCGGATGCCGTGGCAGCCAAGATTGATGATCAGATGTCCTTCCTTTTGGACTCCGCTCACCAGCAGGCCTACGACATTTTGGCTGAGCACCGAGACTACCTGGACAAGCTCGCCGAAGCGTTGCTGGAAAAGGAAACTCTGCGTCGCCCTGACCTGGAAGCTCTTTTCGATGGCATTGAGCCACGCGAATCTCGCGAGGTCTTCCCTGGTGAAGACTCCCGTTTCCCAGCTCAAGCCGGCCGCGAGCCAGTCCAGACCCCAGTTGAAGTTGCCATCGAGCGCGGCGAAGAACCACCACGCCGTTTCTCCCTGCTGGACGCCTCCCGTATCGCGCGTGAGCGCCGCATAGCTTTGGAAGAATCTCAAGCCAACGCTGGCAACGACTCCGATGACGCCAACGAGAGCTCCGACAAGGACTCTGCCAACGAGCCAGAGATTGGCTTCAACTTTGGCCAGCACGCCGGCGACTGGACCGAAGACGGCTTCAAGACCGTCGAGGAAACCGAGCCGACCACGCCATCCGACGCCGAGCCAGCCGAGGATGACTCCCACGTCGTTCCAGATGTAGCGCCTGAGGCTGAAAAGCCGAAGGATGCGAAGCCATCGGTCATCATGCCTGAGCCATCGCGTACTGCGCCGAAGGCTGCAGAACCAACGAAGGACAAAGCTGAAAAGGCTGAAAAGGCCGACCAGGCAGAAAAATCTGAGAAGCCTTCCATTTCAGAGCGGATGGGTGAGAGTCGTCCAAGCGAGGATGACACTGCGGTTATCCCAACCGGGCGCCACCACAAGCCGTCGATGAATGATGATGAGGGTTGGCAGGCTCCGGGCTGGGACAATCAAGATGAGTCCAGCAATCCTTATGCGGCGAAGCCGAAGGATAAGCAGGACCGTCACCCCGGTGAAGATAATTACTAG
- the hpt gene encoding hypoxanthine phosphoribosyltransferase, with amino-acid sequence MAHNETALYESKDFNVPPHRYGNDVESVLISEEKLQERIQELADKVSKDYADTEEDLLLICVLKGAVYFLTDFARALSIPSQMEFMAVSSYGNSTSSSGVVRILKDLDREIEGRDVLIVEDIIDSGLTLSWLLRNLKGRHPKSLEVITLLRKPEVVTAEIDLYDVGFDIPNEFVIGYGLDYAERYRDLPYVGTLHPDVYSNH; translated from the coding sequence ATGGCTCACAATGAAACTGCGCTATATGAATCCAAAGACTTCAACGTCCCGCCACACCGTTATGGCAACGATGTTGAATCAGTACTGATCAGTGAAGAAAAGCTCCAGGAAAGAATCCAGGAACTAGCTGATAAAGTATCCAAGGACTACGCGGACACCGAAGAGGACCTGCTGCTTATCTGCGTGCTCAAGGGCGCGGTCTACTTCCTGACCGACTTCGCGCGTGCGTTGTCCATTCCTTCCCAGATGGAATTCATGGCGGTTTCTTCCTACGGCAACTCCACCTCCTCTTCCGGCGTGGTACGCATCCTTAAAGACCTGGACCGTGAAATTGAAGGCCGCGACGTGCTCATCGTTGAGGACATCATTGACTCCGGCCTGACCCTGTCCTGGTTGCTGCGCAACCTCAAGGGCCGTCACCCAAAGTCTTTGGAAGTCATCACCTTGCTGCGCAAGCCTGAGGTAGTCACCGCTGAAATTGACCTCTATGACGTGGGATTTGACATCCCTAATGAATTTGTCATTGGCTACGGCCTTGACTACGCCGAACGTTACCGCGACTTGCCGTATGTAGGCACTTTGCATCCGGACGTCTACTCCAACCACTAA
- the tilS gene encoding tRNA lysidine(34) synthetase TilS: MSADDLGNAEIPPFWPRKSPHFREVRTAVKQALETLEALGALSGQAFVAGRKSPQVIYVGLSGGADSLALVAALCAHTRGTDMRVHALCVDHGLQAGSRDVAEKAAAQARAWGALATVIAIDIDRDSPAGMEAEARWARYRAIAEVAGKAATQPGPVMVAHTAEDQAENLLLSSLRGHASAMSFATDIEGVQVLRPLLNIRRAHTQGACAELGVSVWNDPHNYREDFRRVAIRKQVLPMLSEIIGGDAIAPLAAAARDVAADDEVLNSLIPQEYDKGEGSIEKSEELDCNDLSLLAQPVRKRIIARWLVAKDILVTRAGLDGIDALCSAWSGQGGVAVADTYTKIPHSRLEVVRVGGKLRLLRFNAP; encoded by the coding sequence ATGTCCGCCGATGATCTAGGAAATGCAGAAATCCCACCTTTTTGGCCCCGGAAGTCACCGCACTTTCGCGAAGTACGTACTGCCGTAAAACAAGCACTGGAAACGCTGGAAGCATTGGGCGCGCTATCCGGGCAAGCCTTTGTAGCTGGGCGTAAATCACCACAAGTGATTTACGTCGGGCTGTCAGGTGGGGCGGACTCGTTGGCGCTGGTGGCAGCGCTGTGTGCGCATACCCGTGGGACGGATATGCGTGTGCATGCGCTCTGTGTGGATCACGGATTACAAGCTGGCTCCCGGGATGTGGCAGAGAAAGCGGCCGCGCAGGCACGCGCGTGGGGAGCGCTGGCAACCGTTATTGCCATTGATATTGATAGAGACAGCCCAGCTGGGATGGAAGCCGAAGCACGCTGGGCCCGCTACCGAGCCATTGCTGAGGTTGCCGGGAAAGCCGCAACTCAGCCCGGTCCGGTGATGGTGGCGCATACGGCGGAAGACCAAGCTGAGAACCTGTTGTTGTCCAGCCTGCGTGGGCATGCCAGCGCCATGAGCTTTGCCACCGACATTGAAGGCGTACAGGTACTGCGGCCACTGCTTAATATTCGCCGTGCACACACCCAAGGCGCATGCGCGGAACTTGGAGTCAGTGTGTGGAATGACCCGCACAATTACCGCGAGGATTTTCGCCGTGTGGCCATCCGCAAGCAAGTTTTGCCAATGCTGTCAGAGATCATTGGCGGCGACGCCATCGCTCCCTTGGCCGCAGCAGCACGTGATGTGGCAGCCGATGATGAAGTGCTGAACTCCCTTATCCCACAGGAGTATGACAAGGGTGAGGGGAGCATCGAAAAGAGTGAAGAGCTGGACTGCAACGACCTCAGCCTGCTTGCCCAGCCTGTGCGAAAGCGAATAATTGCCCGCTGGTTAGTTGCCAAAGACATCCTTGTCACGCGCGCCGGGCTAGACGGAATTGACGCTTTATGCAGCGCCTGGAGCGGACAAGGCGGGGTAGCGGTGGCTGATACATACACAAAAATCCCACATAGTAGGTTGGAAGTCGTGCGTGTTGGTGGCAAACTGAGACTATTGCGTTTTAACGCTCCCTAA
- the dacB gene encoding D-alanyl-D-alanine carboxypeptidase/D-alanyl-D-alanine endopeptidase translates to MKAKHVAWIAVTILTTAAVGTTAALGVAVHQEYSALDHGQAPQAPAAQQLVTPQEPSDVDTSGMAARLEEKAKSPALPTLGAQVINTTDGEVLWEHDATTPLIPASSTKVLTAAAAALSIEDDSRLTTEVLRAPGSNTAVIKAAGDVWMTTEQMDELAEQILASGEGIDTVFIDTSVWSGDEQAPGWDPGNVDGGFVAPMQPAMLYGGRIGDTVGDVPRSHTPALDVANAVATRIDAPNVGTGPVPEGAEVIASVESEPFAQRAEQMMKHSDNVMAEAIGRELAIATGAEASFEGATEATLQLLADSSFNTDNITIHDNSGLSEDNRITADLLTHIVADAATEDTLREILGYLPVAGGEGTLADRYADLSGRGFVRAKTGTLTGVSALSGTALGNSGNVYAFTFLVNDGDILGARAAQDAMASVLRDY, encoded by the coding sequence ATGAAAGCTAAACACGTCGCCTGGATCGCAGTCACAATCTTGACCACCGCCGCTGTCGGAACGACCGCCGCGTTGGGTGTTGCTGTGCATCAAGAATACAGCGCACTCGACCATGGTCAGGCCCCGCAGGCCCCGGCCGCGCAGCAGTTGGTGACACCACAAGAGCCATCGGACGTTGATACGTCCGGCATGGCCGCACGTCTGGAGGAGAAGGCGAAAAGCCCGGCGTTGCCAACCTTAGGTGCGCAGGTCATCAACACCACTGATGGGGAAGTGCTGTGGGAGCACGATGCCACTACGCCGTTGATTCCGGCGTCTTCGACCAAGGTGCTTACCGCCGCGGCGGCTGCGCTGAGCATTGAAGATGATTCGCGGTTGACCACGGAGGTGCTGCGCGCGCCGGGCAGCAACACTGCAGTAATTAAGGCTGCTGGTGATGTATGGATGACCACGGAGCAGATGGATGAGTTGGCGGAGCAGATTCTGGCCAGTGGTGAGGGCATAGATACTGTCTTTATTGACACCAGTGTGTGGTCGGGCGATGAGCAGGCACCGGGCTGGGACCCAGGCAATGTTGATGGCGGCTTTGTAGCGCCCATGCAGCCAGCGATGCTTTATGGTGGTCGCATTGGGGACACCGTTGGTGATGTGCCGCGTTCACACACCCCGGCGTTGGATGTAGCCAATGCGGTAGCCACGCGCATTGATGCCCCGAATGTGGGCACGGGCCCTGTTCCAGAAGGTGCAGAGGTTATTGCATCGGTAGAGTCAGAGCCTTTCGCGCAACGCGCGGAGCAGATGATGAAGCACTCTGACAACGTGATGGCCGAGGCCATCGGCCGTGAGCTGGCCATCGCTACCGGCGCTGAAGCCAGCTTCGAAGGTGCCACGGAGGCAACACTGCAGTTGCTAGCCGATTCCTCTTTCAACACCGACAACATCACCATCCACGATAATTCCGGGCTGTCCGAAGACAACCGCATCACCGCAGACCTTCTCACTCACATCGTGGCGGATGCCGCGACAGAAGATACTCTGCGTGAAATTTTAGGCTACCTGCCCGTCGCAGGTGGCGAAGGCACCTTGGCTGACCGCTATGCAGATTTGTCCGGGCGTGGATTCGTCCGTGCGAAGACCGGTACTTTGACCGGGGTGTCCGCGTTGAGCGGCACCGCGCTGGGTAACTCCGGCAATGTTTACGCGTTTACCTTCTTGGTCAACGACGGTGACATTCTTGGGGCACGTGCTGCACAAGACGCTATGGCCAGCGTGCTGCGGGACTACTAG
- a CDS encoding inorganic diphosphatase → MSVEVTIEIPKGSRNKYEVDHETGKVYLDRYLFTPMAYPADYGFIDHTLGEDGDPLDALVLLPEPVFPGVIVKARILGVFKMTDEAGGDDKLLCVVDDPRSERYQDIGDVEQHLKDEIEHFFTRYKDLEPNKEVNGSGWGDKAEAEAIHQASIERYGN, encoded by the coding sequence GTGAGCGTTGAAGTAACCATTGAAATCCCAAAGGGTTCGCGTAATAAGTACGAGGTCGACCACGAGACCGGCAAGGTCTACCTGGACCGTTACCTGTTTACCCCAATGGCTTACCCAGCAGACTATGGCTTCATTGACCACACCCTGGGCGAAGACGGCGACCCATTGGACGCACTGGTCCTGCTTCCTGAGCCAGTATTCCCAGGCGTCATTGTTAAGGCTCGCATCCTCGGCGTATTCAAGATGACCGACGAAGCCGGCGGCGACGACAAGCTTCTGTGCGTTGTGGATGACCCACGCTCCGAGCGCTACCAGGACATCGGCGATGTTGAGCAGCACCTCAAGGACGAAATCGAGCACTTCTTCACCCGCTACAAGGACTTGGAGCCAAACAAGGAAGTTAACGGTTCCGGCTGGGGCGACAAGGCTGAAGCTGAAGCCATCCACCAGGCTTCCATCGAGCGTTACGGCAATTAG
- a CDS encoding rhodanese-like domain-containing protein, with product MYEVSPKDVPSDAQLIDVREDSEYAVDHARGVKHIPMADIPERYQEIDPDRDVYVICKAGGRSQQVAQYLEHALGWDNVINVVGGTDAWREQGLPMETPEAK from the coding sequence GTGTATGAGGTATCACCAAAAGATGTTCCGTCCGACGCACAGCTTATTGATGTCCGTGAGGATTCCGAATACGCCGTTGACCATGCGCGCGGCGTAAAGCACATTCCGATGGCAGACATCCCGGAGCGCTACCAGGAAATCGATCCAGACCGCGATGTCTACGTCATCTGTAAAGCCGGCGGCCGCTCCCAGCAGGTTGCCCAGTACCTCGAGCACGCTTTGGGCTGGGACAACGTCATCAACGTTGTCGGCGGCACCGACGCGTGGCGCGAGCAGGGCCTACCAATGGAGACTCCGGAAGCTAAGTAG
- a CDS encoding MarR family winged helix-turn-helix transcriptional regulator, protein MSSATSHNVPTSLLQSPSFQLERLRRRTRDCVDVALAAHETTIREYWVLTCLVEEDAASQSYLSETLAIDASDMVRLIDALEKRGWAKRERDPKDRRRQIVASTKKGTKTHAELAKLVTAAEDEALNDSTSKQLKHLRKLAQAIIAADSEDEGH, encoded by the coding sequence ATGAGTTCTGCTACTTCGCACAATGTGCCCACATCACTGCTGCAATCTCCTTCTTTCCAGCTGGAGCGTTTGCGCCGTCGCACCCGCGACTGTGTTGATGTCGCCTTAGCCGCGCATGAAACCACCATCCGCGAGTACTGGGTGTTGACCTGTCTTGTTGAAGAAGACGCCGCATCCCAGTCCTATCTTTCTGAAACCCTTGCCATTGACGCATCCGACATGGTGCGTCTTATTGACGCGCTGGAAAAGCGCGGCTGGGCAAAGCGCGAGCGCGATCCAAAAGACCGTCGCCGTCAGATTGTTGCCTCCACCAAGAAGGGTACAAAGACCCACGCCGAGTTGGCGAAGCTGGTCACAGCCGCTGAGGATGAGGCGCTGAATGATTCCACGTCTAAGCAGCTAAAGCATTTGCGTAAACTGGCGCAGGCCATCATTGCTGCTGACTCGGAAGATGAGGGTCATTAA